A segment of the Longimicrobiales bacterium genome:
CCCAGTTACAGATTTCCAGGCGGAAGCTTTCGCGCGGTTGGCGCCACCGTCGGACCCTTGGGCACGGACACCGGTCGGAAGCCTCGAATCGCTCGGCGTCATCACCCCCGAAGACGCAGAGGCTCTGCGCGCCCAGCACTACCGACGGGGAAGCTCGGCCGTCGCGATCGTCGGGGCCGTCGACGACGTCTCGACTCCGAGCGGATCGCGTAGTTCAATTCCTGCGGCAACGCCTGCCTGGCTGAGCGGAGACCGGACGGTGCTCAAGCAGGATGTGACAAGCGCCTGGATCTCCGTCGCCTACCCGGTGCCGGCGAGCATCGACCGCACGACACTAGAGTTCCTGGTCGACATCATCCAAGACGCACTCGATCCGGTGCCTCCCGACCCGGAACGGTACAGCGTCGACGTCCGCATCGAAGAAGCGCCAGGGGGAACCACGGTCGTCGTACAAATCGCGGTCATACCAGATGCGGCAGATCGGTGGGAGGCTCGCACAGTGAACGCCGTGGCCGCCCTACCGGAGGCACCGCCTACCGGCGAGTTCTTCGACTGGGCGCGCCGCCGATTCCGCTCGAGGCGGCTCCTCGCAGAAGGGGGTGCTGAGCAAAGCAGTGCCCGAATGGCGGCCGACCTTCTTCGTGACGGAGAGGTCCGAGACCTCGACGAGAACATCTGGGCGCTGACCGAAGCCGGTGTCGCCGCCGCATTCCGTTCCTTTGGCGACGCCCGAATACTCCGACTCGGGCCAGATCTCGGACTCTCTGGGAGATAATTCACTCCGGCGAATGGTCTGTCATTGTGCGCCAGCCCCTGCCCAGGGAGCGCAACCCGGATTACTTTCTGTTCGCCCGTAAGGTTGATGCATGTTTTGGCCCACTATACCTTCGGTCGCTTGTTCCCTGAGGAAACCGATGGACGGAGTAATATTATGAGGCGATGGTCCCTTCCGTTTGCCATGAGCCTGATCCTGGTCGCAGGAGCGTGCAGCTCAGCCAGCGTCGTGGTGACGATGGAGATCGACATCGATAACCCCGATGGAGACGGCATGATTACCCGTGCCCTGTCGGACATCGAGGTCCAGATGCTCCCCTACGACCGTGATGCGGTCTTCGACTCGATGACGACCGCGTTCGGCAGTTCCGAGCCACCGGTCCCCGCCGAGCTCGTCGCGGCCCGTGGCGAGGTTCGTGCGGCGCAGGAAGAATGGCAGGTGTCGCAGAACCGGTGGAATACGATTCGCGACACATTGCAGAAGCTCAACACTGCCATGGAGCAGTACAACCGTGGCGAGGCCCGCTACGTTGCGCTCTTCCGTGAGTGGGGCGACTTCGATGCGGAACTGAGCGGAGTCGAGCGCGAGATGGAGCGGTCTTTCGACCGCTTCAACGAACTGCAGCAGGGTACGATTCGGGCTTCCGACTCCATACGCATCCTCCAGGAGAACTGGGCGGATGAAGCGTTCGTGGGCGTCGGCGAGGTATTCGTCGCGAAAGCGCGTATGGCCGGCCGCACGCCTGTCATCGACACGACCGACGCTTCCGGCATCGCACGAACCCACTTCCGCGGCATCAAGCCAGGGACGTACTGGGTGCACGCACGCTACGAACTCGCCTACACGGAGATGTATTGGAACATCGAGGTCGAGGTCGTCAAAGGTGAGCCTCAAGAGGTCCGCCTGACGCGAGCGAATGCCACAGAGCGCATGAAGATGTAGTTGGCCCGATGCCAGCAAAGGAGCCGCCCCGCCACCATCGTGTGGCGGGGCGGCTTTCTTTTGTGCATCAGACGAACAAATTGAGGTACTTCTTCAACGCCCCGAGCCGTCCGTGACCGAATCCACAGCCAACGCCCAAAGCCCATCACTCCGGATCGACTCGGACGAATTGGGTTGGATCACCTTCGACGATCCGGATCGCCCTGTGAACGTTCTGAGCGAACCCGTCATGAGGCGGCTCACCGAAACGCTCGATGAGGCCAGAGCTGCGAGTCGTGAGGGTCGGATCAAAGCGCTGGTCCTCAGCAGCGGTAAGCCGGGCTCGTTCATCGCCGGCGCCGACGTCGACGAGATCGCAGACTTGGAAGATCTGGACGAAGCCGAAATGAAGATCCTACTCGGCCAAGCCATCTTCATGCATTTGGAGACGATGCCCGTGCCGACCATCGCCGCCATCGACGGAGTCTGCGTCGGGGGTGGACTCGAGATGGCCCTGGCATGTTCCCATCGAGTCGTTTCAGACTCCAAGCGAACGCTCATTGGGCTCCCAGAGGTGATGCTCGGCTTTCTTCCAGCTTGGGGAGGCACGACGCGCCTTCCCCGGCTGGTCGGGCTGCAAGCCGCCTTGGATCTACTGTTGACTGGCAAGCAGATCGACGCCGAAAAGGCGAAGCGGATCGGCCTGGCTGACGAGGTCTTTCCAAACGGTCTGTTCGGGGAGAAGGTCCGCAGCTTCGCCCTCTCGGCCGGGACGCGACCACGCGGCTCTTCACGGAAACGGAGAACACTCCTGACTCGTGCCCTGGACGACACCCTGCCCGGACGGAGAATCGTCCTCAGCATGGCCCGAAAGAAGGTTATGGCGAGCACCGGCGGTCACTATCCGGCTCCGCTCCGCATCTTGGATCTGCTCGGAAAGCACCTTGGTGGGTCGGTCGACGCGAGCCTGGCGGCCGAAGCTCGCATCGGTGCGGCGCTCGTGGTGTCCACGATCAGCAAGAACCTGGTGCACGTGTTCCACATGCGTGAAGCCTCCCGCAAAGGCAAAGGCGTTGCCCAGAAGGACGTCGCGACGGCTAGTGTTGATACGCTCGGAGTCGTCGGAGCGGGCGTCATGGGCGGAGGAATCGCGCAGCTCGCTGCGTACCGTGGTGCTCACGTCTACATGAAGGACATCCACCACGAAGCTGTGACCGGAGGGCTGCAACACGCACGTGGGCTCTTCGACAAGGCGGTGAAGCGTAGGCGCTTGAGCCGACGCAACGCAGACCAACACATGGAGCTGATCTCTGGCGGACTCGAGTATCACGGCTTGTCAGGCGCGGACCTGATCGTTGAAGCGGTGGTGGAGCGCCTAGATGTGAAGCGCTCCGTTCTCGCCGAAACCGAAGAAAACGTCAGAGCCGAATGTATTATCGCGACGAACACGTCGTCTCTGTCCGTGAATGACATGGCTCAGGCGCTGCAGCGCCCCGAACAATTCTGTGGCATGCATTTCTTCAACCCGGTGCACCGCATGCCGCTCGTGGAAGTGATCCGCGGCGCAAGCACGAGCGACGAAGCGATCGCCACCGTGTATGCGTTTGCGCTACGACTCGGGAAGGTGCCAGTGGTCGTTGGCGACGGCCCGGGTTTTCTGGTCAACCGCGTCTTGGGCCCCTACCTGAACGAAGCGGGCTTCCTTCTCGGTGACGGCGCGTCTGTGGAACAGATCGACAAGGTCGCGAGGAAGTTCGGGATGCCTATGGGGCCGCTCCGGCTGATCGACGAGATCGGGATTGATGTCTCGGCGCATGCGGGCGCGAGCCTCCACGAGGCGCTCGGCGACCGGCTCACACCCTCTCCCGTTCTGACCGCAATCTCCTCCGTCGGGCATCTCGGCAAGAAGGGAGGTCAGGGTTTCTACACGTACGAGAAGGGTCGCGAGACCGGCGTTAGCGAGACGATCTACTCCGAACTCGGTACTGCCGCGCCAGCACAGCGCGTAAAGATGGAAGACCAAGACATTCGCATGCGCCTCATTCTACAGATGATCAACGAGGCGTCTCGCACCTTGGAAGAAGGCATCGTCCGTTCGGCTCAAGAAGTGGATCTGGCCATGATCATGGGCACCGGATTTCCGCCCTTCCGCGGAGGCCTTCTGCGCTTCGCAGATACTGTGCATCCCAGAGGCGTCCTAGATCGCCTAAAACGCTTCGAGAACGAGTGCGGTGACCGCTTCACCCCCTCACCTATCTTGGAACGTCTCGCGGCCGAGGACAGGTCTTTCTACAGGGCGTTCCCCACTTGATCGTAGGCGTTGTGCCCTGTGCAGGAGCGTCCGTGAGGATGGGCCGACCTAAGGCGCTACTCGAGATCGAGGGCCATACTTTTCTAAGCCTCGTGACAGACGCGCTTCGCGACGGCGGTTGTGATCGGGTCATTGTCGTGGTGCCAGAAGACACCCCCCTTCAGGAGGCTGCAGAAGCGGCCGGAGCTCAGGTCATTACGAATCCCGATCCGGGCGAAGGACCCATCACCTCACTTCGTCTCGCAATCCGGGAGTCGGGCCCGGATACCCAAGGCGTACTCTACCACCCGGTGGATCACCCGCTCGTGCTGAGTTCGTCAGTCGCTGCTGTGGTGCAAGCCGCAAAACCGCGCCCACTGCTTGTCGTGCCGATGTTGGGTAATCAGCGTGGACACCCCACCTACTTCGACGCCCAACTCTTCGCGGAGTTTCTCGACCCCCACCTAGAGGGCGGCGCACGGACCGTGGTCCACCGGCACCTCGACGATGCGGTGCTCCTGTCACTCGATGATGAGGGCATTCGCGCCGATATCGACACACCCGCGTTGTACGCTGAGGTCGTCGAGAGTCACACCGACAGACCGGCTGAGGCGAGGAGCCAGTGAGCCTGCACGCCGCCGACGCAGCCGCACTGCTCGTCCAGACTGCAGAGGCGGGCGGTACCGCAGCAGTCGGAGTCGTAGTCGGAGCCGGGAACAGCGACGCGACCGGCAGACGTATCGCTCTCGTTGCTTCGACCGACGGCGTCGTTGCGGTGCACGGTTCGTTGGGCCACGAAGAGATCGACGCAGAAGCTCGGGCTGTCCTTGAAGCCATGATTGCCGATCCCCGCGCCAAAGATGGCATCAGGATGGTCGGCACCAGTGACGAGAGTGTCGAGTTGTACGCCGAAGTTCGACGACCCGTCCAAGAACTCGTGGTCGTAGGCGCCGGCCACATAGCACAACCGCTCACGCACATCGGCGCACTTCTCGGCTATCGCGTGACCGTCATCGACGACCGGCCGGACTTCACGACCCGCGAACGCTTCCCCGAGGCCGAGCGAGTAATCAGCGTCGACTTCGATGACCCATTTGCGGACGTCCCACTTCACGGTCGTTCCCACGTTCTCTTAGTGACGCGTGGGCACAAGTATGACTACGCATGTCTCATACGCGCCCTCCGTATGGACCCAGCTCCAGCCTACATCGGCATGATTGGCAGTCGCAGGCGCATTCGGGCGACGTATGTCCAACTCCTCAAGGATGGGGTCGAACGAGAACTCCTCGACCGAATCCACGCCCCCGTCGGGTTAGACATCGGCGCGGAAACGCCCGAAGAGATCGCAGTAGCCGTCGCCGCTGAGTTGGTCCTGGTACACCGGGGCGGCACCGGGTCACTCCTCAAGAACCTCGAACGGGTTGCTGAACGGTTCTTCCCCGACGAGGATCCGGCATGACACACGATGATGACAAGAACCTGACCGAAGCGCTCCTGGCCGCCCGCGCCGCAGGTCGCCGCTGTGCGCTCGCCACGATCGTCGGCACCAAGGGCTCTACGCCCCGAAAGGTCGGTGCTCGCATGTTGGTCGACGCCGCACGCGGACTGGTCGGCACTGTCGGCGGAGGCTGTGGAGAGGCCGAGGTCATCGACGCCGCAATGGACGTGATGGAATCGGGTGCGCCACAGCGCGTCCGAGTGGACCTCACGGACAACTTCGTTTCTTGGAGCCCTGCGGTCTGCGGTGGAGTGATGGACGTTTTTGTGGAGTCCGTGGACCACCACAACACTTGAGCGCCCCCGAGCGCGTTCAGATCCACTACAAACGCCCACCGGACCGCGAGCAGATCTTTGACCAAGCCGTGGTCCACGAGGACGTGGACGTCATCGTCACGCTGGCCGAAGCGATGGACTTCGATCCACCCAAGCGTATCCAGGGCGAGATCGCCCTCGAGACCGGCTCTTCCGTTGTCTGGTTCACCTTCCCCGGCATGTGGCACGACATCGGCCGCTTCCACCGTGCGGACAGCACCTTCACCGGTCTGTACGCGAACGTGCTGACCCCTCCAGAGATCGACAGGCGCACCTGGCACACAACGGACCTCTACCTCGACGTGTGGCTCTCCACGACGGGCGAGGCGCTCCTGCTCGACGAGGATGAATTCCAAGAGGCCGTAGGACGCGGCCTGATCGATGAGAAGACGTCCACACGAGCACGCTGGGAAGCAGACTCAATCCTGGAGCGTGTGAAGGATGGATCTTGGCCCCCCGCCATCGTCCATGAGTGGACACTTGATCGAGCACGGGCAGCTATCAAGTGACGCTGGGGACCCTATTGGCCGGCGCCCTAGGTCACATTTTTCGGGCAGTGATCCCCGGCGGATGGAGTACTTACTCCACCAAATAGGCTGCGCACAGCCGATCCACATCCACGTGCATCTGCTTCAGCACGGCCGGATCCTCACGCATACAGTCGATGAGTCGATCGTACTCTTCCAGCGAAGCCGCTGGGACGTCGACCTCTTCGTGGTGATACGAACCTTCGTCCACGAAGAGTAGGCGGACCTTGGCCTTCTTGTCTTTGCTCACGAATCCTGCTCCCGGAGACGCGACACCTCAGGAAGAGCCGCGAAGAAAATCAACGTGATGATGATCGCAGAAGCCACGCAGTACTGGCACCACGCGTGGATCACTGCGGCTTCGAGATAGGTCAGATAGGCAGAAAACAGCGCACCGCCGGCGGCACCGCCTAAGAGCAGGCCCCCGATCAGCTTGGAATTACGTCGTCCCGGCTGAAGCCCCATGAAGGACAAGGTGAGTAGAGCCACATACCCGGCAACGCCGATCACGGAGACCGGGACCGGACCAATCGTCGCGTACTGGCTCGACTGGACCGTCGCGCAGTCTCCCACACCACAAACGATGGGACCGGTGAGTCCCAGGTTGTGCGCGAACAGGTAGAGCGCGACGAAGAAGCCAACGAGGGCCAGAACCGCGATCACCATACGATTCATGGGCGGCGCGCCCTCTGGCGCGCCGCCCATGTTTTCGGACTCGTTCAAGTCTTCGACCACCCGGTCAATTCCCGGCGGCGGCAGACTCTTCGATCGCGATCATCGCAGCTTCGATTCCTTGGAAGCTGTTGTTTCCGGCACGGCGAAGTTGGCCGTATCCCTGGACCATGATCGTCGGCGTCCCGCTCACACCAAGCTCGTATCCGAGACGGTAGTTCGCCGATACTACATCAGCATGACGGTCGCTCTTCACGCATGACTCGAAAGTCTCACCCTCGAGACCGAGGTCCTCGCCGTACCCGACGAAGGTGCCCACGACATTCTGCTGACCGGACCACGAAGACTGATTCCTGAAGAGCACCTCGTGGTACTCCCAGAATTGGCCCTGGTCTTCGGCGCACCGGGCAGACCGGGCCGCGAGAAACGCATGTGGGTGAATTTCGGTGAGCGGGAAGTCATAGAAGATGAACTGCGCTCTACCGGACTCGACCAGCCTCAACTCGACCTGAGGCTTCACGCTCAACGCAAAACCGCCACAGCCGGGGCACTGGTAGTCACCGAACTCGATGATCGTGAACGGGGCGTCTTCGTCACCCTTCGTGACGCCCTGCGCGATCTCAGCCAGAACCTCCATGTCGTCGAGGCCGTCGACTTCGACCAATTCAGTGGAGGGCGTCCCAAACGAGTTGCTGCCCACCGAATAGCCTACGGCTCCGATCCCGAGGACGGCGATCACGGCAAAAATGACATAGAATTTCTTCATATTCGAGCCACCCTCGCCTGCTTTTTTCCGTTCTTCACTTCTAGACACGCTCAACTCCCGTGTACGCCCGCTCTAGCGGGTCATGGTGCGTATGACGGCGACGCTCAACTCGCAACGCTCGCACTATAGATGCGTTCAACTCTGGAACATGTTTCCGCTCTGAGACCCAATCAAGCGACCGACTGGTTGTCCAGCTCTCTATTGGGTCAGCAAAGAGAGTACTTCATCGGTGTCCGAGAGGTCCCCGATCACGTGATCAGCCCCGGTTCGACTCAATTCCTCGAAGCTGTAGTTTCCCGTTGCGACCGCCAGGGTGCGGGTTCCCCCGGCCTGACCACAAGAGACGTCACTAGGCGTGTCTCCGACGACGATGGCGTCTCGTGGAGTCAAAGACTCCCTCCAGGTCGCTCGCGCCCGCTCGAGCGCGATGGCAGGAAGCTCATCACGCTCCTCGTGGTCCGAGCCATAACTCCCCAAGGTGAAGCGCTCCCAGAGACCCGCCGAGTCGAGCTTCAATTGAGCACCGCGCACGATGTTTCCCGTGAGAAGTGCCACACCGATATCGTCAACTTCGGCGAGGGCGTCCAATAGGGCATGGACTCCGGGCAATACCGTGACAGGATCATCGCCCAAACGTGCTTCGAGCCTCGATGTGTATCCTTCGAAGAGCGCTGGCAGACCCGTTCGTATCTGATCTCTTGCGAAGCCGTGGCCCTCCAACAGCTCACGCGCGATCTGTGGGTCCGTCTTGCCGCCGAAGCTCACATTCTCGATGTCACCGACGGTCCCGTATGTCTCCACCATCGCCTCGCAAAAGGCGCCCTTGGCCGGGCCACCCCATACGAGCGTCCCGTCGATGTCGAAGAGAATGAACCTGCGCACTACGCGAGGCCCGCCAGCAACATGGGATCGAGGTTCCCGCCGCTGACGATCACCGCGACTCGCAGTCCTTCCACATCCACGGCCTGGGACAAAAGTGCAGCGGTCGTGGCTGCTCCCGAGTACTCCACGATCAGCTTGTGTCGATTGACGAGCATTTCGGTCGCCTTCTTGATGGAGTCGTCAGTCACGGTAACGACATCGTCCATCAGGTCCCGGGCGTGTTCGTAAGTGAGTTCGCCCGCGATCACAGGACACAGGCCGTCTGCAATCGTGTCGATCTCTCCGAGCAACGCCGGGTGGCCTTCGTCCAGCGCCTTCCGCATGGACGCTGCACCCTCGGGTTCGACACCAATAACCGACGCGTGCGGGATCATGCGCTTCACCGCAGCCGCGACACCGCTCGCCAGTCCACCGCCCCCGATGGGTGCCAAAACGAGATCCACGTCATCCCAATCACGAGCGATCTCTAGCCCAACTGTGCCCTGGCCCGCAATGATGTGCCGGTGATCGAATGGAGGCACGATCACCAGACCTTCCTTCGCAGCGATCTCTTCGGCTAGTGCCCTCCGTTCCACGGAGGTCGTGCCCTCGTAATAAACCTGGGCACCCAGGCGCTCTGCGCCATCCCTCTTCACCTTGGGAGCCGTCGTCGGCATCACGACCACGACGCGGAGCCCTCGGAGCTTTCCCGCAAGCGCCACAGCCTGCGCATGGTTGCCTGACGAGTATGTGATGATGCCCGCCCCGACCTGATCGTCGGACAGCTGCGACACAAAATTGTATGCACCTCGGATCTTGAACGACCCGGCGCGCTGCAAGTTCTCGCACTTCAGACGAACCTCGGCAGCCCCGCAGGCTTCGGTCACGGCATCTGCCGGCAGGAGCGGTGTCGGCACCGCGACCCCGGCCAGCCTGCGGCCAGCCGACTCGATCTCGGTTAACCCAACGAGTCCTTCGCCCTGAACGACATCACTCATTCTTCAGCCTCCTCGGCCCCGCCTGCCTCTTCACCTTCATCAGCCTCAGAATGCGTACCGTCGACTGCGCCTTCATCTGCCGTCTCCACCTCGATCGGATCACCGTTCTCGTCGAACTCGATGTTCTCTTCGTCGTCCTCGATGATGACCCGAGCGACGTCGACCACAGAATCACCCTTGTCGAGGTTCATGAGCCGCACACCCTGAGTAGCTCGCCCGATGGTCCGGATCTCCGAGACCCGCTGCCGATTCACGACACCCTTCCGGGTGATCATCATCAGCTGCTCGTCTTCCTGAACCGCCTTGATGGCTACGACCAAGCCTGTCTTGTCCGACGTCTTGAGATTGATGACTCCCTTACCGCCACGCTTCTGCAACCGGTAAGCGTCGACGTCGGTACGCTTGCCCATTCCGTTCTCGGAAACAACGAGCAGGCTGGCATCTTCTCTGGCGACGACCATGCCGATCACGAAGTCGTCTTCGCGGAGGTCGAGCCCACGGACCCCGGCAGTCGCTCGGCCCATTTGGCGCGTGTCCTGCTCCTTGAAGCGGATCGCCTTGCCTTGCCGGCTTGCGAGGATGATCTCGTCCTCGCCCGACGTGATCTGGACGTCGATGAGTTCATCACCGGGCCGGATGTTGATCGCGTTGAGGCCAACGGCTCTCACGTTTCCGTAGGCCGCCAAACTGCTCTTCTTGATCACACCAAGGCGCGTCGAGAACATCAGGTTCCGGTCCTCAGAGAACTCCCGCACCGGCACCACGGAGGCGACGACCGCTTCGTCAGAGAGATTCAGAAGGTTGATGATCGGCTTGCCGCGCGACGTCCGTCCGCCCACCGGAAGCTCCCAAACCTTCAGCCAATAACACTGACCCTGTCGGGTAAAGATCATCATGTAGTCGTGTGTGGACGCGACGAAGAGGTGTTCCACCCAGTCCTCGTCTTTCGTGTCCATACCGCGCAGGCCACGACCGCCGCGCTTTTGTGCCCGATACGTGTCGAGAGCCAGTCGCTTCACGTAGCCCTGACGGGACACCGTGATGATCATGTCCTCTTCGACAATCAGGTCTTCGACGTTGAACGCACCCACGGCCCCGATGATCTCGCTCCGCCGGGGATCGCCGTACTTGTCGCGAATCTCGCCGAGCTCACCCTTGAGGATCTGCTCTCGGCGCTCGCGAGAGGCGAGGATGTCCCGCAGGTCCTCGATCGTCGCCCGTACCTCAGCCAGCTCAGCTTCCAACTTGTCGATCTCGAGCCCGGTGAGACGCGAGAGGCGCATCTCCAGGATCGCCTTCGCCTGACGTTCCGAAAGATCGAACGTGGATTGGAGCTGCTCCGAGGCCGACGTAGTGTCCTTCGAACCCCGGATGAGTTTGATCACTTCGTCGATGTTGTCGACGGCGATCTTGAGACCCTCGAGGATGTGCTCTCTGTCGAGCGCCTTCGCGAGGTCGAATTCGCTCCGCCGCACGATGACGGTATGACGATGGTCGATGAAGTGCTGTAACATTTCGCGCAGAG
Coding sequences within it:
- a CDS encoding 3-hydroxyacyl-CoA dehydrogenase NAD-binding domain-containing protein, giving the protein MTESTANAQSPSLRIDSDELGWITFDDPDRPVNVLSEPVMRRLTETLDEARAASREGRIKALVLSSGKPGSFIAGADVDEIADLEDLDEAEMKILLGQAIFMHLETMPVPTIAAIDGVCVGGGLEMALACSHRVVSDSKRTLIGLPEVMLGFLPAWGGTTRLPRLVGLQAALDLLLTGKQIDAEKAKRIGLADEVFPNGLFGEKVRSFALSAGTRPRGSSRKRRTLLTRALDDTLPGRRIVLSMARKKVMASTGGHYPAPLRILDLLGKHLGGSVDASLAAEARIGAALVVSTISKNLVHVFHMREASRKGKGVAQKDVATASVDTLGVVGAGVMGGGIAQLAAYRGAHVYMKDIHHEAVTGGLQHARGLFDKAVKRRRLSRRNADQHMELISGGLEYHGLSGADLIVEAVVERLDVKRSVLAETEENVRAECIIATNTSSLSVNDMAQALQRPEQFCGMHFFNPVHRMPLVEVIRGASTSDEAIATVYAFALRLGKVPVVVGDGPGFLVNRVLGPYLNEAGFLLGDGASVEQIDKVARKFGMPMGPLRLIDEIGIDVSAHAGASLHEALGDRLTPSPVLTAISSVGHLGKKGGQGFYTYEKGRETGVSETIYSELGTAAPAQRVKMEDQDIRMRLILQMINEASRTLEEGIVRSAQEVDLAMIMGTGFPPFRGGLLRFADTVHPRGVLDRLKRFENECGDRFTPSPILERLAAEDRSFYRAFPT
- a CDS encoding nucleotidyltransferase family protein — encoded protein: MPCAGASVRMGRPKALLEIEGHTFLSLVTDALRDGGCDRVIVVVPEDTPLQEAAEAAGAQVITNPDPGEGPITSLRLAIRESGPDTQGVLYHPVDHPLVLSSSVAAVVQAAKPRPLLVVPMLGNQRGHPTYFDAQLFAEFLDPHLEGGARTVVHRHLDDAVLLSLDDEGIRADIDTPALYAEVVESHTDRPAEARSQ
- a CDS encoding XdhC family protein, with translation MSLHAADAAALLVQTAEAGGTAAVGVVVGAGNSDATGRRIALVASTDGVVAVHGSLGHEEIDAEARAVLEAMIADPRAKDGIRMVGTSDESVELYAEVRRPVQELVVVGAGHIAQPLTHIGALLGYRVTVIDDRPDFTTRERFPEAERVISVDFDDPFADVPLHGRSHVLLVTRGHKYDYACLIRALRMDPAPAYIGMIGSRRRIRATYVQLLKDGVERELLDRIHAPVGLDIGAETPEEIAVAVAAELVLVHRGGTGSLLKNLERVAERFFPDEDPA
- a CDS encoding XdhC family protein, translating into MTHDDDKNLTEALLAARAAGRRCALATIVGTKGSTPRKVGARMLVDAARGLVGTVGGGCGEAEVIDAAMDVMESGAPQRVRVDLTDNFVSWSPAVCGGVMDVFVESVDHHNT
- a CDS encoding DUF402 domain-containing protein, with the protein product MSAPERVQIHYKRPPDREQIFDQAVVHEDVDVIVTLAEAMDFDPPKRIQGEIALETGSSVVWFTFPGMWHDIGRFHRADSTFTGLYANVLTPPEIDRRTWHTTDLYLDVWLSTTGEALLLDEDEFQEAVGRGLIDEKTSTRARWEADSILERVKDGSWPPAIVHEWTLDRARAAIK
- a CDS encoding vitamin K epoxide reductase family protein, which produces MVEDLNESENMGGAPEGAPPMNRMVIAVLALVGFFVALYLFAHNLGLTGPIVCGVGDCATVQSSQYATIGPVPVSVIGVAGYVALLTLSFMGLQPGRRNSKLIGGLLLGGAAGGALFSAYLTYLEAAVIHAWCQYCVASAIIITLIFFAALPEVSRLREQDS
- a CDS encoding thioredoxin domain-containing protein, with protein sequence MSRSEERKKAGEGGSNMKKFYVIFAVIAVLGIGAVGYSVGSNSFGTPSTELVEVDGLDDMEVLAEIAQGVTKGDEDAPFTIIEFGDYQCPGCGGFALSVKPQVELRLVESGRAQFIFYDFPLTEIHPHAFLAARSARCAEDQGQFWEYHEVLFRNQSSWSGQQNVVGTFVGYGEDLGLEGETFESCVKSDRHADVVSANYRLGYELGVSGTPTIMVQGYGQLRRAGNNSFQGIEAAMIAIEESAAAGN
- a CDS encoding haloacid dehalogenase-like hydrolase, yielding MRRFILFDIDGTLVWGGPAKGAFCEAMVETYGTVGDIENVSFGGKTDPQIARELLEGHGFARDQIRTGLPALFEGYTSRLEARLGDDPVTVLPGVHALLDALAEVDDIGVALLTGNIVRGAQLKLDSAGLWERFTLGSYGSDHEERDELPAIALERARATWRESLTPRDAIVVGDTPSDVSCGQAGGTRTLAVATGNYSFEELSRTGADHVIGDLSDTDEVLSLLTQ
- a CDS encoding threonine/serine dehydratase, whose product is MSDVVQGEGLVGLTEIESAGRRLAGVAVPTPLLPADAVTEACGAAEVRLKCENLQRAGSFKIRGAYNFVSQLSDDQVGAGIITYSSGNHAQAVALAGKLRGLRVVVVMPTTAPKVKRDGAERLGAQVYYEGTTSVERRALAEEIAAKEGLVIVPPFDHRHIIAGQGTVGLEIARDWDDVDLVLAPIGGGGLASGVAAAVKRMIPHASVIGVEPEGAASMRKALDEGHPALLGEIDTIADGLCPVIAGELTYEHARDLMDDVVTVTDDSIKKATEMLVNRHKLIVEYSGAATTAALLSQAVDVEGLRVAVIVSGGNLDPMLLAGLA
- the gyrA gene encoding DNA gyrase subunit A, whose protein sequence is MSDELDLVGDGDGEEGGQKVLSRLLEDEMRESFIDYSMSVIVQRALPDVRDGLKPVHRRILYAMSEMGLSPGRAYKKSATVVGDVLGKYHPHGDSAVYDSMVRMVQDFSLRNPLVDGQGNFGSVDGDRAAAYRYTEARLTALAMELIADIDKETVAYAPNFDGSKEEPTVLPTRFPNLLVNGSSGIAVGMATNIPPHNLREVVDAAVAMIDNVDLPQEELEQIVTGPDFPAGGFICGREGIRDAYRTGRGRVVMRARAEIEPVDANSDRIVITEIPFMVNKSRMIEQIAQLVRDKKLTSIRDMRDESDRDGMRVVIELKRDAVPEIVLNRLYKHTQMQSTFGTIMLALVNGEPKVMSLREMLQHFIDHRHTVIVRRSEFDLAKALDREHILEGLKIAVDNIDEVIKLIRGSKDTTSASEQLQSTFDLSERQAKAILEMRLSRLTGLEIDKLEAELAEVRATIEDLRDILASRERREQILKGELGEIRDKYGDPRRSEIIGAVGAFNVEDLIVEEDMIITVSRQGYVKRLALDTYRAQKRGGRGLRGMDTKDEDWVEHLFVASTHDYMMIFTRQGQCYWLKVWELPVGGRTSRGKPIINLLNLSDEAVVASVVPVREFSEDRNLMFSTRLGVIKKSSLAAYGNVRAVGLNAINIRPGDELIDVQITSGEDEIILASRQGKAIRFKEQDTRQMGRATAGVRGLDLREDDFVIGMVVAREDASLLVVSENGMGKRTDVDAYRLQKRGGKGVINLKTSDKTGLVVAIKAVQEDEQLMMITRKGVVNRQRVSEIRTIGRATQGVRLMNLDKGDSVVDVARVIIEDDEENIEFDENGDPIEVETADEGAVDGTHSEADEGEEAGGAEEAEE